One genomic segment of Streptomyces sp. NBC_00239 includes these proteins:
- a CDS encoding AAA family ATPase, which translates to MIVWINGPFGAGKSTLATGLREALAGSVVADPEDVGSLLRKSMAGHALRVRDYQDYPAWRRLTVQLIIELYQLTGGTVIVPMTVLKRAYADEILRPLRELSTEVHHLVLHADPRQLEARIAASQEYPDGARSEAVRSHRRRRAHDYEQAAAEWLHDAGHVIDTNALTPKQTLQAALAHPYSR; encoded by the coding sequence GTGATCGTCTGGATCAACGGGCCATTCGGGGCCGGGAAGTCGACCCTGGCGACCGGTCTGCGCGAGGCACTGGCCGGATCAGTGGTCGCGGACCCAGAGGATGTCGGCTCCCTCCTGCGCAAGAGCATGGCCGGCCACGCCCTGCGCGTGCGCGACTACCAGGACTATCCCGCGTGGCGGCGGCTGACCGTGCAGCTCATCATCGAGCTCTACCAGCTGACCGGCGGGACGGTCATCGTCCCGATGACTGTACTCAAACGGGCATACGCGGACGAGATCCTCAGGCCACTCCGCGAACTCAGCACCGAGGTCCACCACCTGGTGCTCCACGCTGATCCACGGCAGCTCGAAGCCCGGATCGCCGCGAGCCAGGAGTACCCCGACGGCGCGCGCAGCGAGGCCGTCCGCTCCCACCGACGCCGACGCGCCCACGACTACGAGCAGGCCGCGGCCGAGTGGCTGCACGACGCCGGGCACGTGATCGACACCAACGCCCTCACCCCCAAACAGACCCTTCAGGCCGCACTCGCCCACCCCTACAGCCGCTGA
- a CDS encoding GFA family protein encodes MTLLPSSEPRTGGCVCGNIRFTVTGPPDFPHTCSCRDCKKRGGAPMMTWVAFPLEGFEWTGEGGEPTWYDTYPGKTKRGFCGTCGTHVAAYDYGDTWMGVTIPALDEPDGEGLTPVNQSCRDEAVPWLGQVPDTRSTQAAQ; translated from the coding sequence ATGACCCTCCTCCCCTCCAGCGAGCCCCGCACCGGTGGCTGCGTGTGCGGCAACATCCGGTTCACGGTCACCGGCCCGCCAGATTTCCCCCACACCTGCAGCTGCCGGGACTGCAAGAAGCGCGGCGGGGCCCCGATGATGACGTGGGTCGCGTTCCCCCTCGAAGGCTTCGAATGGACCGGAGAGGGAGGCGAGCCCACCTGGTACGACACGTACCCGGGCAAGACCAAGCGCGGATTCTGCGGTACCTGCGGCACCCACGTCGCGGCCTACGACTACGGCGACACCTGGATGGGCGTCACCATTCCGGCGCTCGACGAGCCCGATGGTGAGGGCCTTACTCCCGTCAACCAGTCCTGCCGTGACGAGGCGGTGCCCTGGCTCGGTCAAGTTCCCGACACGCGCTCCACCCAGGCCGCGCAGTGA
- the fxlM gene encoding methyltransferase, FxLD system, protein MGYVVRAEWEQHYAQGKGFRLLGDVERALLAEHVPAPQEGGRALDVGTGKGELAVYLASLGYTVDATDFADSALDHARQEHPGVEGVRWIGLDIENGDPVDLHPDGYDLITLRLVVPFVSGRSRVLHQLGERLRPEGALVIITPTAENTPEERRNIALDESEIRVLTEGWKQTEQLDAEGLAVLVLRGPCPTPTTAVEKGQPTGHALTGALAVVTDEAGRVLLARSTRGMWELPGGKPTGSEDFASAAVRELEEECGLIASPSDAYVVTMLADDSHGVPRLTAVVRVTAFSGTLTNPEPNLFERAEFHDLHTLARIGPVFAPAAQALDAIWPGIIPGLPPVHSYPLATTHPPVPGEPAEAVRLRHSMAAKIIAGGWAPSKRVQEALHEMARHRYAPEKDLKTAYDDDLCISTRRDEAGRSTSSVSAAWLHTDMVESLHLPEGGHVYEAGSGGCNAAFISHVVGPTGSVVTGDIDPYVVRRAQRFTAEAYSGQVTAFQGDAAIGAPAWLVPRGGFDGSIITYSVWQIAPAWREQLAEGGYLVLPLEIHGYTRAVSFQRDGDVLHARKFTHCGFVHAQGEHARTVPVVDLLDGELQLRFEDGAPQPTQGLEDALRGPRHEVGTGLVVSGEFYFGGLQLYAATTLAGFCRLAAHVDKGAGITLIAKGSDAPAILGDRSIAYLIHVQTRRGVTPKDSEWEFVVHAFGEQGPQLAERLVDTVRAWDQNVRANPDPALSVHPAGTPDHRLPPGDVLDRPLSRMVFQWAGRDGLLPAPVERAVHVGADAEER, encoded by the coding sequence GTGGGGTACGTGGTTCGCGCGGAGTGGGAGCAGCACTACGCGCAGGGGAAGGGGTTCAGGCTTCTCGGTGACGTCGAGCGGGCTCTTCTCGCCGAGCATGTCCCGGCTCCACAGGAAGGCGGCCGGGCTCTCGATGTGGGCACCGGGAAGGGTGAGCTCGCGGTCTACCTGGCGTCCCTCGGCTACACGGTGGACGCCACCGACTTCGCCGACAGCGCGCTCGACCACGCCCGGCAAGAGCACCCTGGCGTGGAGGGTGTGCGCTGGATTGGGCTGGACATCGAGAACGGTGACCCTGTCGATCTGCACCCCGACGGGTACGACCTGATCACCCTGCGCCTCGTCGTGCCGTTCGTCTCGGGGCGAAGCCGCGTCCTGCACCAGCTGGGCGAGCGCCTGCGGCCCGAAGGCGCCCTCGTGATCATCACCCCCACCGCGGAGAACACCCCCGAGGAGCGGAGGAACATCGCCCTCGACGAGAGCGAGATCCGCGTTCTGACCGAGGGCTGGAAGCAGACAGAGCAGCTGGACGCGGAAGGGCTCGCCGTCTTGGTCCTGCGCGGCCCCTGCCCCACCCCGACCACGGCAGTGGAGAAGGGGCAGCCGACCGGACACGCGTTGACCGGCGCCCTCGCCGTCGTCACCGACGAGGCCGGACGCGTCCTCCTCGCCAGGTCCACCCGAGGGATGTGGGAACTCCCTGGCGGCAAGCCGACCGGATCGGAGGATTTCGCCTCTGCTGCCGTCCGTGAGCTGGAGGAGGAGTGCGGGCTGATCGCCTCGCCCTCGGACGCGTACGTGGTGACGATGCTTGCCGACGACAGCCACGGCGTGCCCAGGCTGACCGCGGTCGTACGCGTCACCGCGTTCTCCGGCACCCTCACCAACCCGGAACCGAACCTCTTCGAACGAGCCGAGTTCCACGACCTGCACACCCTCGCCCGCATCGGGCCCGTCTTCGCCCCGGCCGCCCAGGCCCTGGACGCGATCTGGCCCGGCATCATCCCGGGCCTGCCCCCGGTCCACTCCTACCCGCTCGCCACCACCCACCCCCCGGTGCCCGGCGAGCCCGCCGAAGCCGTCCGGCTGCGCCACTCCATGGCGGCCAAGATCATCGCAGGCGGGTGGGCGCCCTCGAAGCGCGTGCAGGAGGCCCTTCACGAGATGGCCAGGCACCGGTACGCGCCGGAGAAGGATCTCAAGACCGCCTACGACGACGACTTGTGCATCAGCACCCGCCGCGATGAGGCCGGGCGGAGCACCAGCTCGGTATCGGCGGCCTGGCTCCACACCGACATGGTCGAAAGCCTGCACCTGCCGGAAGGCGGGCACGTCTACGAGGCGGGATCGGGCGGCTGCAACGCCGCCTTCATCTCCCACGTCGTCGGACCCACAGGGTCGGTAGTCACCGGCGACATCGACCCGTACGTCGTGCGCCGCGCACAGCGATTCACCGCAGAAGCCTACAGCGGGCAGGTCACCGCGTTCCAGGGCGACGCAGCGATCGGAGCCCCGGCCTGGCTCGTTCCCCGCGGCGGATTCGACGGCAGCATCATCACCTACAGCGTCTGGCAGATCGCACCTGCATGGCGCGAGCAGCTCGCCGAAGGCGGATATCTGGTCCTCCCCCTGGAGATCCACGGCTACACCCGTGCGGTCAGCTTCCAACGCGACGGGGATGTCCTCCACGCCCGTAAGTTCACGCACTGCGGCTTCGTGCACGCACAAGGCGAACACGCGCGGACCGTTCCCGTTGTCGACCTTCTCGACGGTGAGCTGCAGCTCCGCTTCGAGGACGGCGCGCCCCAGCCGACGCAGGGGCTCGAGGACGCGTTGCGAGGGCCACGCCACGAGGTGGGCACGGGGCTGGTTGTGAGCGGCGAGTTCTACTTCGGGGGCCTTCAGCTGTACGCGGCTACGACCCTGGCGGGGTTCTGTCGGCTGGCCGCCCACGTCGATAAGGGCGCGGGGATCACCCTGATCGCGAAGGGGTCCGACGCGCCGGCGATCCTCGGGGACCGGTCGATCGCCTACCTCATCCACGTCCAGACCCGCCGCGGAGTCACCCCGAAGGACAGCGAGTGGGAGTTCGTCGTGCACGCCTTCGGCGAGCAGGGCCCGCAGCTCGCCGAGCGGCTGGTGGACACGGTCAGGGCCTGGGACCAGAACGTGCGGGCGAACCCCGATCCGGCTCTGAGCGTCCACCCTGCCGGAACCCCGGACCACCGACTGCCGCCCGGTGACGTCCTGGACCGCCCGCTGTCCCGGATGGTGTTCCAGTGGGCGGGGCGTGACGGCCTCCTCCCGGCACCCGTTGAACGAGCGGTGCACGTAGGGGCGGATGCGGAGGAGCGGTGA
- a CDS encoding site-specific integrase, protein MDEWQLFWTGADVVAPASEAGVLDGWEGLAARESQLGIRTGQPILLSPAGRVDPRLSRIFKSHYFARKSEGTRQTYAPCYRVFFTFLWQRGLNWDEATPEDLEDWEDWRLRGLGNRNTITGSTWGKELAALRLLYDIARKLRFVADSPVLLRSFVLPDGTMVESAELAPADVRGSDVKWLTPRAYRLWRDVGLGGLLSDGLENPSWPGRNDARDTSYADLVYSSGLRRREGGTLLLAELPELTDRRYYAGKVGTAVAKRAGRTFYASHGALRTVEYYRLSTRAQAVRRAQMRGLYEQVPDKRILEEVTRRRIARWSEPDGRLGQAHLDKLNVRQRMKLFVRAADGLEPAMVWLTESGMPMAYRSWTKTFERASERCAAMGLTVFATPHMLRHSMALRMLLALNHALDRRLGLTPGERRRYEEAYGTVWSMVKDLLGHLSEETTKAIYLEPVRGLQLETLLNDEDHPVNDLMLSELARRTGLILDAV, encoded by the coding sequence GTGGACGAGTGGCAGCTGTTCTGGACCGGCGCGGACGTTGTGGCGCCGGCGTCAGAAGCTGGTGTTCTTGACGGCTGGGAGGGTCTCGCAGCGCGCGAGAGCCAGCTAGGGATTCGTACGGGGCAGCCAATCCTTCTTTCGCCTGCGGGACGGGTCGACCCGCGGCTGAGCCGGATTTTCAAGTCGCACTACTTCGCTCGGAAGTCCGAGGGGACTCGGCAGACGTATGCCCCCTGCTACCGCGTGTTCTTCACCTTCCTGTGGCAGCGGGGCCTTAACTGGGACGAAGCAACCCCAGAGGACCTGGAGGACTGGGAGGACTGGCGTTTGCGAGGGCTGGGCAACCGGAACACGATCACGGGGTCAACGTGGGGCAAGGAACTTGCGGCTCTGCGCTTGCTCTATGACATCGCGAGGAAGCTGAGGTTCGTCGCGGACAGTCCGGTGCTTCTGAGGTCGTTCGTCCTGCCGGACGGAACTATGGTGGAGTCGGCGGAGCTGGCTCCCGCTGATGTGCGCGGCTCGGACGTGAAGTGGCTGACGCCACGGGCCTACAGGCTGTGGCGGGACGTTGGTCTGGGCGGGCTGCTTTCGGATGGTCTGGAGAATCCGAGCTGGCCGGGCCGCAACGACGCCCGGGACACGTCGTACGCGGATCTCGTGTACTCCTCCGGGCTCCGGCGCAGGGAGGGCGGAACGCTGCTCCTCGCGGAGCTGCCAGAGCTGACTGACCGGCGGTACTACGCCGGCAAAGTGGGAACGGCTGTCGCAAAGCGCGCCGGCCGTACCTTCTACGCCAGCCACGGCGCGCTACGGACGGTGGAGTACTACCGGCTGTCCACGCGGGCCCAGGCCGTAAGGCGGGCTCAAATGCGGGGACTGTACGAGCAGGTGCCGGACAAGCGGATCCTGGAAGAGGTCACGCGCCGGCGGATCGCTCGCTGGTCGGAGCCCGACGGCAGACTCGGCCAGGCCCACCTGGACAAGCTGAATGTCCGCCAGCGCATGAAGCTCTTCGTCCGCGCGGCTGACGGGCTGGAGCCGGCCATGGTGTGGCTGACCGAGTCGGGCATGCCGATGGCCTACCGCAGCTGGACCAAGACCTTCGAACGGGCTAGCGAACGATGTGCGGCGATGGGGCTCACGGTGTTCGCGACCCCGCACATGCTGCGCCACTCCATGGCCTTGCGGATGCTTCTGGCCCTCAACCATGCACTGGACCGGCGTCTGGGACTGACGCCCGGTGAACGGCGCCGGTACGAGGAGGCTTATGGGACGGTCTGGTCGATGGTGAAGGACCTGCTCGGACACCTGTCGGAGGAGACTACGAAGGCCATCTACCTAGAGCCGGTCCGCGGGCTCCAGCTGGAGACGCTGCTCAACGATGAGGACCATCCGGTGAACGACCTGATGCTGAGCGAACTGGCCCGGCGAACCGGCCTGATCTTGGACGCCGTGTGA
- a CDS encoding GNAT family N-acetyltransferase, producing the protein MTQPRLATPADAAEISRLRSENILSEPLDPLWLARCTDQLTVRLATGGDARAYVVEAVEGRLASCALGLVHAVLPAPKYPKGMAVRIQAVATDPDHRRRGYAKAALTALLDHLEADGVTLYDLHASEDSAPLYAALGFTADPALMRMTRLPGRAPGRTT; encoded by the coding sequence ATGACCCAGCCCCGCCTGGCCACCCCCGCCGACGCGGCGGAGATCTCCCGCCTGCGCTCGGAGAACATCCTGTCCGAGCCCCTGGACCCGCTCTGGCTGGCCCGGTGCACCGACCAGCTGACCGTACGACTCGCCACCGGAGGCGACGCGCGTGCCTACGTCGTCGAAGCCGTCGAGGGCCGGCTGGCCAGCTGCGCACTCGGGCTCGTCCACGCGGTCCTGCCCGCCCCCAAGTACCCCAAGGGGATGGCCGTACGGATCCAGGCGGTGGCCACCGACCCCGATCACCGGCGCCGCGGTTACGCCAAGGCCGCGCTCACCGCGCTCCTGGACCATCTGGAAGCCGACGGGGTCACCCTCTACGACCTGCACGCGAGCGAGGACTCGGCCCCGCTCTACGCAGCGCTCGGGTTCACCGCGGACCCGGCGCTGATGCGGATGACCCGGCTCCCCGGCCGCGCCCCTGGACGCACCACCTAG
- a CDS encoding phosphotransferase, whose protein sequence is MSGVPRHTVPVDVHLILRRDGKAGPEVLLSRRAGPVYATGLYHCPSGHLDPEEDMVEAVIREACEETGVLIDPEDVTLAVTVHHSPPVGAGSRFGMFFEVRRWSGQPEVREPDLCDDMGWYPLEGELPEPMVAYCRAGLDAYRAGLPAAVHFQEPGDPISYATEGPDRTLLVPGPPVDGPGLPHHLRVFAERAVGRITGAEDVSWVRTGSRVWRITGAGGGTWYLKRHRGAKFHDREVAALRFWAGVLGAKAPRLVAVDTPARAVVITALTGRPLHGTALEPAAEAQVQHGLGQLVAALHRATPTQPAGPSPALGKVERHLKAAGPYLAVGDEALVLALARAYADLPAASAVPTHGDLQYRNVLIGEDGGPRLLDFERSEYASATRDMVRLSDTWTGRDDLKAAFLSGYGRQLDPDEELRLDCEAAFDAVSGIAYGMAHGDPEVTERGRRTLLRLHTARRS, encoded by the coding sequence GTGAGCGGGGTTCCCCGGCACACCGTGCCGGTCGACGTCCACCTCATCCTGCGCCGCGACGGCAAGGCTGGCCCCGAGGTCCTGCTGTCGCGCCGTGCAGGCCCTGTGTATGCGACAGGGCTCTACCACTGTCCGTCGGGACATCTCGATCCGGAGGAGGACATGGTCGAGGCCGTCATTCGGGAGGCCTGTGAGGAAACTGGTGTCCTCATCGACCCCGAGGACGTCACGCTGGCAGTGACCGTGCACCACAGTCCTCCGGTCGGTGCCGGGAGCCGCTTCGGGATGTTCTTCGAGGTCCGCCGGTGGTCGGGGCAGCCGGAGGTGAGGGAGCCGGACCTGTGCGACGACATGGGCTGGTATCCGCTGGAGGGCGAGTTGCCCGAGCCGATGGTGGCGTACTGCCGGGCCGGCCTGGATGCCTACCGTGCCGGGCTGCCCGCTGCCGTCCACTTTCAGGAACCGGGCGACCCGATCTCCTACGCCACGGAGGGCCCCGACCGCACCCTCCTCGTGCCCGGCCCCCCGGTGGACGGCCCCGGGCTCCCACACCACCTGCGGGTGTTCGCCGAGCGGGCCGTGGGCCGGATCACCGGAGCCGAAGACGTTTCCTGGGTACGGACCGGGAGCAGGGTCTGGCGGATCACCGGCGCAGGCGGCGGCACTTGGTACCTCAAGCGGCACCGGGGCGCCAAGTTCCATGACCGGGAGGTGGCCGCGCTCCGGTTCTGGGCGGGGGTTCTCGGCGCGAAGGCCCCGCGGCTGGTCGCAGTCGACACCCCGGCGAGGGCCGTGGTAATCACCGCGCTCACCGGTCGGCCTCTGCACGGCACGGCCCTGGAGCCGGCGGCCGAGGCGCAGGTCCAGCACGGTTTGGGCCAGCTCGTTGCCGCCCTGCACCGTGCCACCCCCACACAGCCCGCTGGCCCCTCCCCGGCCCTGGGCAAGGTAGAGCGGCATCTGAAAGCTGCCGGACCGTACCTGGCCGTCGGCGACGAAGCCCTGGTCCTCGCCCTGGCCCGCGCGTACGCGGACCTGCCCGCGGCTTCCGCAGTGCCGACACACGGGGATCTGCAGTACCGCAACGTCCTGATCGGAGAAGACGGCGGGCCGCGACTGCTGGATTTCGAGCGCTCCGAATACGCCAGCGCCACCAGGGACATGGTGCGGCTCTCCGATACCTGGACCGGCAGAGACGACCTGAAGGCCGCATTCCTGAGCGGATACGGCCGGCAGCTCGACCCGGACGAGGAACTCCGTCTGGACTGCGAGGCGGCCTTCGACGCGGTCTCCGGCATCGCCTACGGCATGGCCCACGGCGACCCCGAGGTCACCGAACGCGGCCGCCGCACCCTGCTGCGCCTCCACACCGCCCGCCGCAGCTGA